The DNA region TTATAATTTTTTAGGTTCAGGATAAACTATCCCAAAGGTATCTACTGTAACTTTCTTCATCACTTCTTTTTTGAGAGGTTTGTCTTGATAATTTGTTTCAGTAGTCGCTATTTTATCGACAACCTCAATTCCTTCAATAACCTTGCCAAATGCAGCGTAAGACCCATCTAAATGCGGAGAGTCTTGATGCATAATAAAGAACTGAGATCCAGCAGAATCAGGATTTTGAGACCTTGCCATTGAAATAACACCTCTTGTATGTTTAAGATTGTTATCATAGCCATTGTTAGTGAACTCTCCATAAATACTATAACCTGGTCCGCCAGTTCCAATCCCATTAGGATCGCCACCTTGAATCATAAAGTTTGGTATTACACGATGGAATATTATTCCGTCATAAAATTTTTTATTAATTAGGTGAATGAAATTAGCTACGGTGTTCGGAGCAATTTCAGGAAACAATTCAATAATAATTTTATCTGTTGATTCCATTTCTATTGTTACTATTGGATTTTTCATTTTAAATATTCTTCCTTTTCTTGAATGTTTTAATTTAATAATAAATTCTCTATATCAATTTGATAATTTTTTCCTTTAATTCATTATTACTAAAAATAAACATATGTTGATCACCAAATTTATATGGTTTGCCTTGATTATTAACCACTATTCCTCCAGCCTCATTAACCAACAATAAACCTGGTGCTATATCCCATAAGTTAGTAACATCTGTATAAAGCATTGTAAAAATGCCTTCTGCCATTGCGGCCATTTCAAAGCCTAAACTGCCTATTACCCTTATTTTGACACCATTTTCAATTGAAAACTCAATCATTTTCTTGAAAATAACTTTATCACGAGTTGTTTGGTGTGAGAGCCCAACTAAAGACATTAGTTTGTTAGATTGCTCAATATCAGAAATTACATTTATTCGTTTTTCATTTAAAAAAGCACCATGATTTTTAATAGCTTTATATGTTTTATTAAATCTTGGAACATAAATATATGATAAAACTACTTCATTTTTA from Candidatus Delongbacteria bacterium includes:
- a CDS encoding inositol monophosphatase family protein yields the protein MLYQAELELLEKNVPNIFTLTENQEKTVSYKQRNEVVTSSDLFIETEIINLIKSHFPNDKFHSEEFNRNTELSDRTWLIDPIDGTSNYVHKLDLFVVQIALFDKNEVVLSYIYVPRFNKTYKAIKNHGAFLNEKRINVISDIEQSNKLMSLVGLSHQTTRDKVIFKKMIEFSIENGVKIRVIGSLGFEMAAMAEGIFTMLYTDVTNLWDIAPGLLLVNEAGGIVVNNQGKPYKFGDQHMFIFSNNELKEKIIKLI
- a CDS encoding peptidylprolyl isomerase; the protein is MKNPIVTIEMESTDKIIIELFPEIAPNTVANFIHLINKKFYDGIIFHRVIPNFMIQGGDPNGIGTGGPGYSIYGEFTNNGYDNNLKHTRGVISMARSQNPDSAGSQFFIMHQDSPHLDGSYAAFGKVIEGIEVVDKIATTETNYQDKPLKKEVMKKVTVDTFGIVYPEPKKL